The proteins below are encoded in one region of Amorphus orientalis:
- a CDS encoding DUF721 domain-containing protein, with protein sequence MAVTPRQDPRRRKASRRAVPLADLIGDALTPAARKRGFASAALLTQWDSIVDEKIARGSVPERLIWPRRAKDDPDHAGGATLVLAADAGAALIVQHTTPQLIERLNAFFGWRAIERIKIVQRPIPARKAAPKPPVALSAEQETALAEQLAVMPDSPLKTALARLGRGVMAAGATDADGQRAPFSGRATET encoded by the coding sequence ATGGCCGTCACCCCACGCCAAGACCCGCGCCGCCGCAAGGCGTCCCGGCGCGCCGTTCCGCTGGCCGATCTCATCGGCGACGCCCTGACGCCGGCGGCCCGCAAGCGCGGGTTCGCCTCCGCAGCCCTGCTCACCCAATGGGACTCGATCGTCGACGAGAAGATCGCGCGCGGCTCCGTTCCCGAAAGATTGATCTGGCCGCGCCGGGCGAAGGACGATCCCGATCACGCCGGCGGGGCGACCCTCGTGCTGGCCGCCGATGCCGGCGCGGCGCTGATCGTCCAGCACACCACGCCACAGCTGATCGAACGCCTGAACGCGTTCTTCGGATGGCGCGCCATCGAGCGCATCAAGATCGTCCAGCGCCCGATCCCGGCCCGGAAAGCCGCGCCGAAGCCGCCCGTCGCCCTGTCGGCAGAGCAGGAGACTGCGCTCGCCGAGCAGCTCGCCGTGATGCCGGACTCGCCGCTGAAGACGGCGCTTGCCCGGCTGGGACGCGGCGTGATGGCGGCCGGCGCGACGGACGCGGACGGGCAACGCGCCCCGTTCTCCGGCCGCGCCACGGAGACCTGA
- the smc gene encoding chromosome segregation protein SMC — MKFTRLRLTGFKSFVDPTDFVIEPGLTGVVGPNGCGKSNLVEALRWVMGESSYKSMRASGMDDVIFAGSGKRPARNVAEVSVVLDNTDRTAPAGFNGDDSLEISRRIERETGSAYRVNGREVRARDVQLLFADASTGSRSPSMVRQGQIGELINAKPTSRRQILEEAAGISGLHARRHEAELRLRAAEQNLDRVEDVVGEIGSQLESLKRQARQATRYRHLSSEIRKIEALVLHLRWRTATAATRTADATLGEAKQAVAAASDAQTGAARDQAVASSKLPELRDAEAAAGATLQRLKHAATALEDEERRMRERLGELERRIGQVSADIEREAAVLSDAEEALARLDEEAKRLDADEAEAGERRADAETRLADEQAALARAETAQAEATRAEAGAAAERRRLEQERQRTETDVARYVSERDKVRRDLEAVQAELDRTSGVATARADLEAAETAEQDAIRTAESAATAAADAREAVDRALEPVGAREKEISALETEARTLEAVLATAGDDRFPPVVDNLSVEAGYEVALGAALGDDLDAALDPDAPIFWAELAAAGDDPALPEGAEPLTARVTAPAALARCLAQIGVVEASDGPALQTKLRPGQRLVSKDGALWRWDGLTAAADAPTAAAQRLAQKNRLEALAGELDTARQALAREQEALAAARTRSSEAVEAEKAARERSRLAAQASREARTALAAAEKQAAQLEQRRSALAEAENRTQAALSNAEEAHKAALEACESAPDLTELAATREAADAQVAELRKSASEARARLDGERRERELRVNRKAAIERETAGWRKRVETAATHRQDLDSRKAEAEAERARLLDMPEDHERKRRSLANEIAEAEKTLAAASDSRSQAESTLAEADRAAKAALEGLSAAREALARAEERLTAAKEREAALVAEIDEVLECSPQEAGRIGGVDGDAPLPDMAGAESRLDRLKTERERLGGVNLRADEELRELEERRDTLTRERDDIITAIGQFRQAISSLNREARERLTGAFDTVNTHFKTLFTHLFGGGEAELTLVEADDPLEAGLEIIARPPGKKPQVLSLLSGGEQALTAMALIFAVFLTNPAPICVLDEVDAPLDDANVERFCDLVDEMTRRTETRFMIITHNPITMARMHRLFGVTMAERGVSQLVSVDLETAERFLEAV, encoded by the coding sequence ATGAAGTTCACCCGCCTGCGCCTCACCGGTTTCAAATCGTTCGTCGACCCGACGGATTTCGTCATCGAGCCCGGGCTGACCGGCGTGGTCGGCCCGAACGGCTGCGGCAAGTCGAATCTCGTCGAGGCCCTGCGCTGGGTGATGGGCGAAAGCTCCTACAAGTCCATGCGCGCCTCGGGCATGGACGACGTGATCTTTGCCGGGTCGGGCAAGCGTCCGGCCCGCAACGTGGCCGAAGTGTCGGTCGTTCTCGACAACACCGACCGCACCGCACCGGCCGGCTTCAACGGCGACGACAGCCTGGAAATCAGCCGCCGGATCGAACGCGAGACCGGATCGGCCTACCGGGTCAACGGCCGCGAGGTCCGCGCCCGCGACGTCCAGCTCCTGTTCGCCGACGCCTCCACCGGCTCCCGGTCGCCGTCGATGGTCCGCCAGGGCCAGATCGGCGAGCTGATCAACGCCAAGCCGACCTCCCGCCGCCAGATCCTCGAGGAAGCCGCCGGCATTTCGGGCCTGCACGCCCGCCGCCACGAGGCGGAGCTGCGGCTGCGCGCGGCGGAACAGAATCTCGACCGGGTGGAGGACGTGGTCGGCGAGATCGGCTCGCAGCTGGAAAGCCTCAAGCGGCAGGCCCGGCAGGCGACCCGGTATCGCCATCTCTCATCCGAAATCCGTAAGATCGAAGCGCTGGTGCTGCATCTGCGCTGGCGCACCGCCACGGCAGCGACCAGAACCGCCGACGCCACGCTCGGCGAGGCCAAGCAGGCCGTCGCCGCCGCCTCGGACGCCCAGACGGGCGCCGCACGCGACCAGGCCGTTGCCTCCAGCAAGCTGCCGGAGCTGCGCGACGCGGAGGCGGCTGCCGGCGCGACCCTGCAGCGGCTGAAGCACGCCGCGACCGCCCTCGAGGACGAAGAGCGCCGCATGCGCGAGCGGCTCGGCGAACTGGAGCGGCGGATCGGTCAGGTGAGCGCCGATATCGAACGCGAGGCGGCCGTTCTGAGCGACGCGGAGGAAGCGCTGGCCCGGCTCGACGAGGAGGCCAAGCGCCTCGACGCCGACGAGGCGGAAGCCGGCGAGCGCCGGGCGGACGCGGAAACCCGGCTGGCCGACGAGCAGGCTGCGCTCGCCCGGGCGGAAACCGCCCAGGCCGAGGCCACCCGCGCGGAGGCGGGTGCCGCCGCCGAACGGCGCCGGCTCGAGCAGGAGCGTCAGCGCACCGAGACGGACGTGGCGCGCTATGTGAGCGAGCGCGACAAGGTGCGGCGCGATCTGGAGGCCGTTCAGGCCGAGCTGGACCGGACCAGCGGCGTCGCCACGGCGCGGGCGGATCTCGAAGCCGCCGAGACGGCCGAGCAGGATGCGATCCGCACCGCGGAGAGCGCGGCCACGGCGGCCGCGGACGCCCGCGAGGCGGTGGATCGGGCGCTGGAACCCGTCGGCGCGCGCGAAAAGGAAATCTCCGCGCTGGAGACGGAGGCGCGGACGCTAGAGGCGGTGCTGGCCACGGCCGGCGACGACCGGTTTCCGCCGGTGGTCGACAACCTCTCGGTCGAGGCCGGCTACGAGGTGGCCCTGGGCGCCGCGCTCGGCGACGATCTCGACGCAGCCCTCGACCCGGACGCGCCGATCTTCTGGGCCGAACTTGCCGCAGCCGGCGACGACCCTGCCCTGCCGGAGGGCGCGGAACCGCTGACGGCGCGGGTCACCGCACCGGCCGCACTGGCGCGCTGCCTCGCGCAGATCGGGGTGGTCGAGGCTTCCGACGGTCCGGCGCTGCAGACAAAGTTGCGGCCCGGCCAGCGCCTGGTCTCGAAGGACGGCGCCCTGTGGCGCTGGGACGGGCTAACGGCGGCGGCCGACGCGCCCACGGCAGCGGCCCAGCGTCTCGCCCAGAAGAATCGTCTCGAGGCGCTCGCCGGCGAACTCGACACGGCCCGCCAGGCCCTCGCCCGCGAGCAGGAGGCACTCGCCGCCGCCCGGACCCGCTCGAGCGAGGCGGTGGAGGCGGAAAAGGCCGCCCGGGAGCGGTCGCGGCTGGCGGCCCAGGCGAGCCGCGAGGCGCGCACGGCGCTCGCGGCAGCGGAAAAGCAGGCCGCCCAGCTGGAGCAGCGCCGCAGCGCGCTGGCGGAAGCGGAAAACCGGACGCAGGCCGCGCTCTCCAATGCCGAGGAGGCGCACAAGGCAGCACTTGAGGCCTGCGAATCAGCGCCCGACCTCACCGAACTGGCCGCAACCCGGGAGGCGGCGGACGCCCAGGTCGCCGAGTTGCGCAAATCTGCCTCCGAAGCCCGGGCACGGCTCGACGGCGAGCGCCGCGAGCGGGAACTGCGGGTCAACCGCAAGGCCGCGATCGAGCGGGAGACGGCCGGCTGGCGCAAGCGCGTGGAGACGGCAGCCACCCATCGTCAGGACCTGGACAGCCGCAAGGCGGAAGCCGAAGCCGAACGCGCCCGGCTGCTCGACATGCCGGAGGATCACGAGCGCAAGCGCCGGTCGCTCGCCAACGAGATCGCCGAGGCGGAAAAGACGCTGGCGGCCGCATCGGATTCGCGCAGCCAGGCCGAATCCACCCTCGCCGAGGCGGACCGGGCGGCCAAGGCAGCCCTGGAAGGCCTGAGTGCTGCGCGCGAGGCCTTGGCCCGCGCCGAGGAACGGCTGACCGCCGCGAAGGAGCGCGAGGCCGCCCTTGTCGCGGAAATCGACGAGGTTCTGGAGTGCTCGCCCCAGGAGGCCGGCCGTATCGGCGGCGTGGACGGCGACGCCCCCCTCCCCGACATGGCCGGCGCCGAATCCCGTCTCGACCGGCTCAAGACGGAGCGGGAGCGGCTGGGCGGCGTGAACCTCAGGGCCGACGAGGAGCTGCGCGAGCTGGAAGAGCGCCGCGACACCTTGACGCGCGAGCGCGACGACATCATCACGGCGATCGGCCAGTTCCGGCAGGCGATTTCGAGCCTCAACCGGGAGGCGCGCGAGCGGCTGACCGGCGCGTTCGACACGGTGAACACCCATTTCAAGACGCTGTTCACCCACCTGTTCGGCGGCGGCGAGGCGGAACTGACGCTGGTGGAGGCCGACGATCCGCTTGAGGCCGGGCTGGAGATCATCGCGCGGCCGCCGGGCAAGAAACCCCAGGTGCTGAGCCTGCTTTCGGGCGGCGAGCAGGCGCTGACCGCCATGGCCCTGATCTTCGCGGTGTTTCTCACCAACCCGGCGCCGATCTGCGTGCTCGACGAGGTCGACGCGCCGCTGGACGACGCCAACGTGGAGCGGTTCTGCGATCTCGTCGACGAGATGACCCGGCGCACCGAGACGCGGTTCATGATCATCACCCACAACCCGATCACGATGGCGCGGATGCACCGCCTGTTCGGCGTCACCATGGCCGAACGGGGCGTTTCCCAGCTCGTCTCGGTGGATCTGGAGACGGCGGAACGCTTTCTCGAAGCGGTCTGA
- a CDS encoding histidine phosphotransferase family protein — MSSAQLSGAIELASLLASRICHDVVGPVGAIANGIEMLESDDSEENRELALQLMGRSARQASASLQLMRMAFGAGSSAGSVIDLNDAARLLREYFDFERADLELELPSAVAPRPVVRVLLNLVIFAVRAIPRGGVIRVRADLDGEAMAIAIEAEGPKARVPDVTPLVTGGDGDPTLDPHSIQPHLTGLLLQAAGMTAATDLDGERFTITAR, encoded by the coding sequence GTGTCATCCGCACAGCTTTCCGGTGCCATCGAGTTGGCCAGCCTCCTGGCGAGCCGCATCTGCCACGACGTCGTCGGACCGGTCGGCGCCATCGCCAACGGGATCGAGATGCTCGAAAGCGACGACTCGGAAGAAAACCGGGAACTCGCCCTGCAGCTGATGGGACGCAGCGCCCGGCAGGCGTCCGCGTCCCTGCAGCTGATGCGGATGGCCTTCGGGGCGGGGTCGTCGGCCGGCTCGGTGATCGATCTCAACGACGCGGCCAGGCTGCTCAGGGAGTATTTCGATTTCGAGCGCGCCGACCTGGAGCTCGAGCTGCCCAGCGCCGTGGCGCCGCGGCCGGTCGTCCGCGTCCTGCTCAATCTCGTGATCTTCGCGGTCCGCGCCATTCCAAGGGGCGGCGTGATCCGGGTGCGCGCGGACCTCGACGGGGAGGCGATGGCCATCGCGATCGAGGCCGAAGGCCCCAAGGCCCGGGTGCCCGACGTGACGCCGCTGGTGACCGGCGGCGATGGCGATCCCACTCTCGATCCGCATTCGATCCAACCTCATCTGACCGGACTGCTGCTGCAGGCGGCCGGCATGACGGCGGCGACCGACCTGGACGGCGAACGCTTCACGATCACGGCTCGCTAG
- a CDS encoding HD-GYP domain-containing protein: MADDGENPEWRHRVDPSAGGLIPGVGPATSEGDLEPLVSLRSDRAAERAEILLEALWHREPDTVDHLRRTAAVVEAVARKLGWPDPKVRRTRFAALLHDIGKIAISRDLMRKPGALTELEQEAMRQHVEFGDQILKAFAFPPSMRRIVREHHERVDGSGYPKGLRGDEICDGARLLTIVDIADAMLSLRPYKEAMSLDDVRAALWAGRGTLLDRDLVAPVLEEMGMGGPPKVQ; encoded by the coding sequence ATGGCTGATGACGGCGAAAATCCGGAATGGCGTCACCGCGTCGATCCATCGGCGGGCGGGCTGATTCCGGGTGTCGGGCCGGCGACTTCCGAAGGTGATCTGGAGCCCCTCGTCAGCCTGAGGTCCGACCGGGCGGCGGAACGGGCGGAAATTCTGCTCGAGGCGTTGTGGCATCGGGAGCCGGACACCGTGGACCATCTCCGGCGGACCGCCGCGGTGGTGGAGGCGGTGGCCCGGAAGCTCGGCTGGCCGGACCCCAAGGTCAGACGGACCCGGTTTGCGGCCCTGCTGCACGACATCGGAAAGATCGCGATTTCACGGGACCTTATGCGCAAGCCCGGCGCCCTGACCGAGTTGGAGCAGGAGGCCATGCGCCAGCACGTCGAATTCGGCGACCAGATCCTGAAGGCGTTCGCGTTCCCCCCTTCGATGCGCCGGATCGTCCGCGAACATCACGAGCGGGTCGATGGAAGCGGCTATCCCAAGGGGCTGCGGGGGGACGAGATCTGCGACGGCGCGCGGCTGCTCACCATTGTGGACATCGCCGATGCGATGCTGTCGCTGCGGCCCTACAAGGAAGCCATGAGCCTGGACGACGTCCGTGCGGCTCTTTGGGCCGGGCGCGGGACCCTTCTCGATCGCGATCTCGTGGCGCCGGTTCTTGAGGAGATGGGCATGGGCGGCCCGCCCAAGGTGCAGTGA
- a CDS encoding F0F1 ATP synthase subunit B — MSLDASFWALVGLIIFFVIMIYYGVPGMITRSLDGRAERIQKELDEARQLREEAQALLAEYQRKRREAEEEAEQIVSDAKAEAERMTEEANAKLEDMIARRTKAAEDKISQAENQAIAEVRAKAADLAIAASERILSEKVKGQVANDLIARSLDDVKARLN; from the coding sequence ATGTCGCTGGACGCCAGTTTCTGGGCTCTCGTCGGCCTGATCATCTTCTTCGTGATCATGATCTATTACGGCGTACCGGGGATGATCACCCGGTCGCTGGACGGCCGCGCCGAGCGCATCCAGAAGGAACTCGACGAGGCGCGTCAGCTTCGCGAGGAAGCCCAGGCCCTTCTCGCCGAGTATCAGCGCAAGCGGCGCGAGGCGGAGGAAGAGGCCGAGCAGATCGTCTCCGACGCCAAGGCGGAAGCCGAGCGCATGACCGAGGAGGCGAACGCCAAGCTCGAGGACATGATCGCGCGACGGACCAAGGCCGCCGAGGACAAGATCTCCCAGGCCGAGAACCAGGCGATCGCCGAGGTTCGCGCCAAGGCCGCCGATCTGGCGATCGCCGCGTCCGAACGGATCCTGAGCGAAAAGGTGAAGGGCCAGGTCGCCAACGATCTGATCGCCCGCAGCCTCGACGACGTCAAGGCGCGCCTGAACTGA
- a CDS encoding F0F1 ATP synthase subunit C, with translation MDAEAAKLIGAGIACIGLGGAGIGLGQIFGNYLAGALRNPSAADGQFGRLIFGFAVTEALGIFSLLIALLLLFAV, from the coding sequence ATGGACGCTGAAGCTGCGAAGTTGATCGGTGCCGGTATCGCTTGTATCGGCCTGGGTGGCGCTGGCATTGGCCTCGGCCAGATCTTCGGTAACTACCTGGCCGGCGCTCTGCGCAATCCCTCGGCCGCTGACGGCCAGTTCGGCCGCCTGATCTTCGGCTTCGCCGTGACGGAAGCGCTGGGCATCTTCTCGCTTCTGATCGCGCTTCTGCTTCTGTTCGCCGTCTAA
- a CDS encoding DUF1134 domain-containing protein: MISEIVRTCRRASVRLALAAVLSGTGALGAAHAQQDLTPAPSYQQGAPAQTGQPQSNSYGAVGSDEYSPEEIAQAGHQFFGEVSGGLATIIERAFSSYGPPNGYILGEEASGALVGGLRYGEGTLYTRGTQTKVYWQGPSLGWDFGGDGARVMTLVYDLPSVEAIFQRYVGVNGSAYLVGGFGMTLLAADTTYIIPVRSGVGARLGINLGYLKFTRRPTWNPF; the protein is encoded by the coding sequence ATGATCTCTGAGATCGTCCGGACATGTCGCCGCGCGAGCGTCCGGCTTGCGCTTGCGGCTGTGTTGTCCGGCACCGGCGCGCTGGGAGCGGCGCACGCGCAGCAGGACCTGACGCCGGCGCCCTCCTATCAGCAGGGTGCCCCCGCCCAGACGGGCCAGCCCCAGTCCAATTCCTACGGAGCGGTGGGCTCCGACGAATACAGCCCCGAAGAGATCGCCCAGGCGGGCCATCAGTTCTTCGGCGAGGTGTCGGGCGGGCTCGCCACCATCATCGAGCGGGCGTTCTCCAGCTACGGGCCGCCGAACGGATACATCCTCGGCGAAGAGGCCTCCGGCGCGCTGGTCGGCGGGCTGCGCTACGGCGAGGGCACGCTCTACACCCGGGGCACCCAGACCAAGGTCTACTGGCAGGGGCCGTCGCTCGGCTGGGACTTCGGCGGCGACGGCGCCCGGGTCATGACGCTGGTCTACGACCTGCCGTCGGTCGAGGCGATCTTCCAGCGCTATGTCGGGGTCAACGGGTCGGCCTATCTGGTGGGCGGCTTCGGGATGACGCTGCTGGCGGCCGACACGACCTACATCATCCCTGTCCGCTCCGGCGTCGGGGCGCGGCTCGGCATCAATCTGGGCTATCTCAAGTTCACCCGCCGGCCGACCTGGAACCCATTCTGA
- the ctrA gene encoding response regulator transcription factor CtrA, producing the protein MRVLLIEDDRATAQSIELMLNSEKFNVYITDLGEEGIDLGKLYDYDIILLDLNLPDVSGYEVLRTLRVAKVSTPILILSGLGNIEDKVRGLGVGADDYMTKPFHKDELVARINAIVRRSKGHAQSVIRTGELAVNLDTKTVEVGGQRVHLTGKEYQMLELLSLRKGTTLTKEMFLNHLYGGMDEPELKIIDVFICKLRKKLSAATGGTNYIETVWGRGYVLRELDEEIAQESA; encoded by the coding sequence ATGCGCGTATTGCTAATCGAAGATGATCGCGCCACGGCGCAAAGCATCGAGCTGATGCTGAACTCCGAAAAGTTCAATGTCTACATCACCGATCTGGGTGAAGAGGGCATCGATCTCGGAAAGTTGTACGATTACGACATCATTCTGCTCGATCTGAACCTGCCGGACGTGTCGGGCTATGAAGTCCTGCGGACGCTGCGGGTGGCCAAGGTGTCGACGCCGATCCTGATCCTGTCGGGTCTCGGCAACATCGAGGACAAGGTGCGCGGTCTCGGCGTCGGCGCCGACGACTACATGACCAAGCCGTTCCACAAGGACGAGCTGGTCGCCCGCATCAACGCCATCGTCCGCCGGTCCAAGGGCCATGCGCAGTCGGTGATCCGCACGGGCGAACTCGCGGTCAATCTCGACACCAAGACGGTCGAGGTCGGCGGTCAGCGTGTGCACCTGACCGGCAAGGAGTACCAGATGCTGGAGCTCCTCTCCCTGCGCAAGGGCACCACGCTGACCAAGGAGATGTTCCTGAACCATCTCTACGGCGGCATGGACGAGCCGGAGCTGAAGATCATCGACGTCTTCATCTGCAAGCTGCGCAAGAAGCTCTCGGCCGCGACCGGCGGGACGAACTACATCGAGACCGTCTGGGGGCGTGGCTACGTGCTGCGCGAGCTCGACGAGGAAATCGCGCAGGAATCGGCCTGA
- a CDS encoding F0F1 ATP synthase subunit A codes for MAEQGSLDPIHQFEVYSLLDIQVGGVDLSFTNVSLFMVMTTVVVVAFLILSTGGRGLVPSRWQSMAEMSYEFSASMLRSSAGSEGMRFFPLVFSLFMFILIANLIGMFPYFYTVTSQLIVTFAFSMIVILTVVIAGIRGHGLRFFKLFVPDGVPLAILPLVSMIEVISFISRPVSLAVRLFANMLAGHITLKVFAAFVSALGALGFIGIVGAILPLIMTVAITMLEFLVAALQAYVFAVLTCLYLNDALHPSH; via the coding sequence GTGGCGGAACAAGGCTCGCTCGATCCGATCCATCAGTTCGAAGTGTATTCGCTTCTCGACATCCAGGTGGGCGGCGTCGATCTGTCGTTCACGAATGTCTCCCTCTTCATGGTGATGACCACCGTGGTGGTCGTCGCTTTCCTCATCCTGTCGACGGGCGGTCGCGGACTGGTCCCCAGCCGCTGGCAGTCGATGGCGGAGATGAGCTACGAATTTTCCGCGTCGATGCTGCGAAGTTCGGCCGGAAGCGAGGGCATGCGCTTCTTCCCGCTGGTGTTCTCGCTGTTCATGTTCATCCTGATCGCGAACCTGATCGGCATGTTCCCGTACTTCTACACGGTGACCAGCCAGCTGATCGTCACGTTCGCCTTCTCGATGATCGTCATCCTGACGGTGGTGATCGCCGGCATTCGCGGCCACGGACTGCGCTTCTTCAAGCTGTTCGTGCCCGACGGCGTGCCGCTGGCGATCCTGCCCCTGGTCAGCATGATCGAGGTGATCTCCTTCATCTCGCGTCCTGTCAGCCTGGCCGTTCGTCTGTTCGCGAACATGCTCGCCGGACACATCACGCTGAAAGTGTTCGCGGCATTCGTCAGCGCGCTCGGCGCGCTTGGCTTCATCGGCATCGTCGGCGCGATCCTGCCTCTGATCATGACCGTCGCGATCACGATGCTGGAGTTCCTGGTGGCGGCGCTTCAGGCCTACGTGTTCGCCGTTCTCACCTGCCTCTATCTGAACGACGCGCTGCACCCGTCGCACTGA
- a CDS encoding AtpZ/AtpI family protein: MTGEDDHSSRASGSGDLSARMRELSGKIDAQRASQRGHARGGSATGSGGYAGIGHALKLSSEFVGGIVVGAGLGWLLDEWLGTTPWGLIGFLMLGFAAGVLNVLRSAGLIQTPEPGKRRVDEDGGDDR, encoded by the coding sequence ATGACGGGCGAAGACGACCATTCCTCCAGAGCCTCCGGCTCGGGCGATCTTTCCGCCAGGATGCGTGAGCTTTCCGGAAAGATCGATGCACAGCGCGCGAGCCAACGCGGACATGCACGCGGCGGGTCGGCGACTGGCAGTGGCGGGTACGCCGGCATCGGACACGCGCTCAAGCTGAGCTCGGAGTTCGTTGGCGGAATCGTCGTGGGAGCCGGTCTCGGCTGGCTTCTCGACGAATGGCTCGGCACCACGCCGTGGGGCCTCATAGGCTTTCTGATGCTCGGCTTCGCGGCCGGCGTTTTGAACGTGTTGCGATCGGCGGGGTTGATCCAGACCCCGGAACCCGGCAAAAGGCGGGTCGACGAAGACGGGGGCGACGACCGATAG
- a CDS encoding F0F1 ATP synthase subunit B, whose translation MASENVVNEAMHSAPESVQAPIGHESAFPAFDAAQFPSHLFWLAISFGILYFLMVRVIVPRLGGILEDRRDRIAGDLGEAERLREETDAAVEAYETELAEARKKAHAIAQERREQIKADNDARRRKAEEDLSGKIAAAESQIADIKAKALGEVETIATDAAEAVLETIQAVSVERSEVESAVRTVKE comes from the coding sequence ATGGCGAGCGAAAACGTGGTGAACGAGGCCATGCACTCCGCTCCCGAATCGGTGCAGGCACCGATCGGGCACGAAAGTGCATTTCCTGCGTTCGACGCTGCGCAGTTTCCATCTCACCTGTTCTGGCTGGCGATTTCGTTCGGTATTCTCTACTTCCTGATGGTCCGGGTCATCGTGCCCCGGCTCGGCGGGATCCTGGAGGACCGGCGCGACCGGATCGCAGGCGACCTCGGCGAGGCAGAGCGGCTTCGGGAAGAAACCGACGCGGCGGTGGAAGCCTACGAGACCGAGCTGGCGGAAGCCCGAAAGAAGGCCCATGCGATCGCCCAGGAGCGGCGTGAGCAGATCAAGGCCGACAACGATGCGCGCCGCCGCAAGGCGGAAGAGGATCTGAGCGGAAAGATTGCCGCTGCCGAATCCCAGATCGCCGACATCAAGGCGAAGGCGCTCGGCGAGGTCGAGACCATTGCCACCGACGCCGCCGAGGCGGTTCTCGAAACGATCCAGGCGGTCTCCGTCGAGCGGTCGGAAGTCGAGAGCGCCGTCCGGACCGTGAAGGAGTAG
- a CDS encoding DsbA family protein has product MIVRLFRRSLVAAGASALMLVGLSGAPALAQNQDVTVDTDELMAEGPLPEMALGEEDAPVTIVEYASMTCPHCATFHEATYPDLKEKYIDTGKVRFVFREFPLDPLAAAGFMLARCAPEEQYFDMVDLLFEKQRQWAYSQDPVTELLNLSKQAGFTQESFEACLTNQELLDGVNEVKDRGARDFSVTSTPTFFVNGRMVRGARGIEEFSEIIDSELGS; this is encoded by the coding sequence ATGATCGTGAGGCTTTTCCGCAGGTCCCTCGTCGCCGCCGGCGCCAGCGCGCTGATGCTCGTCGGCCTTTCCGGCGCCCCGGCTCTTGCCCAGAACCAGGACGTGACCGTCGACACCGACGAACTGATGGCGGAAGGCCCGCTGCCGGAGATGGCGCTGGGCGAGGAAGACGCGCCGGTGACCATCGTCGAGTATGCCTCGATGACCTGCCCGCACTGCGCCACCTTCCACGAGGCGACCTATCCGGACCTTAAGGAGAAGTACATCGACACCGGCAAGGTGCGGTTCGTGTTCCGGGAATTTCCGCTGGATCCGCTCGCAGCCGCCGGCTTCATGCTCGCCCGCTGCGCTCCGGAAGAGCAGTATTTCGACATGGTCGACCTTCTGTTCGAAAAGCAGCGCCAGTGGGCCTATTCCCAGGATCCGGTGACCGAGCTCCTCAATCTGTCGAAGCAGGCCGGTTTCACACAGGAAAGCTTCGAGGCCTGCTTGACGAATCAGGAGCTCCTCGACGGAGTGAACGAGGTGAAGGATCGCGGGGCGCGCGATTTCAGCGTGACCTCGACCCCGACCTTCTTCGTCAACGGCCGCATGGTGCGGGGAGCGCGCGGGATTGAGGAGTTCTCCGAAATCATCGATTCCGAGCTCGGCAGCTGA